The Granulicella arctica genome segment CGTCTTTCTCGCCGAGATCGACCTCGCCCAGCTCTACACCCTGCCCCTCCGCAAGGTCACCGCCCGCGACCTCTCCCGCTTCCAGGCCGTCGAGCGCGACTTCTCCTTCACTTTCTCCGACGCAACGCCCTGGCAGAACATCGCTGCCGCGATCGAATCCCTCGGCATCGCCGACCTCATCCGCCTCACACCAACCGAGATCTTCCGCGATCCAAAGGGCCGCTCTGTCCCACCGGGCCACTACGCGCTGCTGCTGCGCTGCATCTTCCAGTCGAACGAGCGCACCCTCAACGAGGAGGAGCTGACCGGCTGGTGGAGTGCAATCATCGGCGCGCTGACCGCGCTCGGCGGCGTCATCCGCGCCCCAGGATCGACCCTTCTTCCCACGGACGCCAAAACCAGCTAAGCTGGCGGGGTTCGTGAGGGAAGACTATGCTCGACGACTGCTCCGTAATGGGTTTTATCCCGACGAAGGACGCCGCGAAGGCGCGTGCCTTCTATGTCGATCTGCTGGGCCTGACCCTGGTCTCGGAGGACCCCTTCGCCACCGAGGTTCTCGCGAACGGCACGCATATCCGCATCACCAACGTGCCGGACTTCACGCCGTTTTCCTTCACGCTACTCGGCTGGAGGGTGGCGGATATCACCGCCTCTGTCGCGGAGATGGCGAGCAAGGGCGTAGCCTTCGAGCGCTACCCACGGCTCGAGCAGGATGCACACGGCATCTGGACCGCACCCGGCGGAGCCCGCATCGCGTGGTTCAAAGACCCCGACGGCAACACGCTTTCTCTCTCGCAACATTAATTCGCTAAAGAAATTATGTTTCATTTGAATTGGATAGAATGTTCCACGTGGA includes the following:
- a CDS encoding VOC family protein, which translates into the protein MLDDCSVMGFIPTKDAAKARAFYVDLLGLTLVSEDPFATEVLANGTHIRITNVPDFTPFSFTLLGWRVADITASVAEMASKGVAFERYPRLEQDAHGIWTAPGGARIAWFKDPDGNTLSLSQH